A single Trypanosoma brucei gambiense DAL972 chromosome 9, complete sequence DNA region contains:
- a CDS encoding BARP protein, whose product MSITFHNLWLLLTVLCTAGIRAHHGWTNCYPAGTSPPVEEIRASCEVAHQLRGLSQTVTSAVETSAAASSKAFEAKVQAEEAVELAESKGLNVTKAKEAAVRATLAAEAAATAASNVEINAANIAAVPWLERRQNTGWEVLKKCINLDDDIKKMASKCKSAAEVVTAESISAALNDLGKTFISEKSRETLRKESVEFHKELASLEEHVEEAVRAQKRAEDAAADANETVGTNTGPVGNSVASPEGSVLLLMAGLFLSSLPLEVTTP is encoded by the coding sequence ATGAGCATCACTTTTCATAACTTATGGCTACTTTTAACAGTGTTATGCACTGCAGGTATTCGTGCTCATCATGGCTGGACCAATTGCTACCCTGCGGGAACCAGTCCACCTGTAGAAGAGATTCGTGCGTCATGCGAAGTGGCTCACCAACTTCGAGGACTATCACAAACAGTAACATCTGCTGTGGAAacttccgctgctgcttcgagtaaggcatttgaagcaaaggtacaagcagaggaagctGTGGAACTTGCCGAGTCAAAAGGCCTAAACGTTacgaaagcgaaggaagctgctgtgagagcaacactcgctgctgaagctgcggctacgGCTGCAAGTAATGTGGAAATTAACGCTGCAAATATTGCTGCTGTGCCGTGGCTAGAACGAAGACAAAATACAGGTTGGGAGGTGCTTAAGAAATGCATTAACTTAGACGatgatataaaaaaaatggcatCGAAGTGTAAAAGTGCAGCGGAAGTTGTAACAGCCGAATCGATCAGTGCGGCATTGAACGATTTGGGGAAGACATTTATAAGTGAGAAGTCTCGAGAAACCTTACGGAAGGAAAGCGTTGAGTTCCATAAAGAGCTCGCGTCTTTAGAGGAACATGTCGAAGAAGCTGTCCGTGCACAAAAACGGGCTGAGGATGCAGCTGCAGATGCGAATGAAACAGTCGGTACAAATACGGGACCAGTTGGAAATTCCGTTGCATCACCTGAAGGGTCAGTGCTGCTACTGATGGCTGGACTGTTTCTCAGTTCTCTACCGTTAGAGGTTACAACTCCATGA
- a CDS encoding BARP protein, producing MSITFHSLWLLLTVLCTAGIRAHHVWNDCFADGNHPPVDEIPVLCRVAEQLRGLPDTVSSALVNAAAASSKAFEAKVQAEEAVELAESKGLNVTKAKEAAVRATLAAEAAATAASNVEINAANIAALPWSQRRQDVGLQELALCDNVDKDVREAAAKCTKKAENVTAQSLSEALEALENLYTDVNTRETLRREDVEFHTELKSLEEHVEEAVRAQREAEAAAAEANETAGTNTGPVGNSVASREGSVLLLMAGLFLSSVL from the coding sequence ATGAGCATCACTTTTCATAGTTTATGGCTACTTTTGACAGTGTTATGCACTGCAGGTATTCGTGCTCATCATGTCTGGAATGATTGCTTTGCTGATGGAAACCATCCGCCTGTAGATGAGATTCCCGTCTTGTGTCGTGTGGCGGAACAACTTCGAGGTTTACCGGATACAGTAAGTTCTGCTCTTGTtaatgccgctgctgcttcgagtaaagcatttgaagcaaaggtacaagcagaggaagctGTGGAACTTGCCGAGTCAAAAGGCCTAAACGTTacgaaagcgaaggaagctgctgtgagagcaacactcgctgctgaagctgcggctacgGCTGCAAGTAATGTGGAAATTAACGCTGCAAATATTGCTGCTTTGCCGTGGTCACAAAGAAGACAGGATGTGGGGTTACAGGAACTTGCACTATGCGACAATGTGGACAAGGATGTACGAGAGGCAGCAGCAAAGTGTACAAAGAAAGCGGAAAACGTGACAGCCCAATCACTCAGTGAGGCACTAGAAGCGTTGGAGAATCTGTACACTGATGTGAATACCCGGGAGACCTTGCGGCGGGAAGATGTTGAGTTCCACACGGAGCTGAAATCGTTAGAGGAACACGTGGAAGAGGCTGTCCGTGCACAAAGAGAAGCTGAAGCCGCAGCTGCCGAGGCAAATGAAACAGCCGGCACAAATACGGGACCAGTTGGAAATTCCGTTGCATCACGTGAAGGGTCGGTGCTGCTACTGATGGCTGGACTGTTTCTCAGTTCTGTACTGTAA
- a CDS encoding BARP protein, with translation MSITFHNLWLLLTVLCTAGIRGDRVWYDCPEKGVDTSRDDIQALCRAAEQFRGLSQTVTSAVETSATASSKAFEAKVQAEEAVELAESKGLNVTKAKEAAVRATLAAEAAATAASNVEINAANIAALPWSQPSSDAGLQKLALCENIDKSLRQLASECSKRAENVTAQSLSEALEGLKKLRYNDVYVKEILEREDVEFHKEFMWLQHHLREAVHARKQAEDAAAEANEIAGTNTGPVGNSVASPEGSVLLLMAGLFLNSVLKEVATP, from the coding sequence ATGAGCATCACTTTTCATAACTTATGGCTACTTCTGACAGTGTTGTGCACTGCAGGTATTCGTGGTGATCGAGTCTGGTACGATTGTCCAGAAAAAGGTGTGGACACATCGCGGGACGACATACAAGCTTTGTGCCGTGCGGCGGAGCAGTTCAGAGGCCTATCACAAACAGTAACATCTGCTGTGGAAACTTCCGCTACTGCTTCGAGTAAAGCATTTGAAGCAAAGGtacaagcagaggaagctGTGGAACTTGCCGAGTCAAAAGGCCTAAACGTTacgaaagcgaaggaagctgctgtgagagcaacactcgctgctgaagctgcggctacgGCTGCAAGTAATGTGGAAATTAACGCTGCAAATATTGCTGCTTTGCCGTGGTCACAACCAAGCAGTGATGCAGGTTTACAGAAGCTGGCACTATGTGAAAACATCGACAAGAGTTTACGACAGTTGGCATCAGAGTGCTCGAAGAGAGCGGAAAACGTGACAGCCCAATCGCTCAGTGAGGCGTTGGAGGGACTAAAAAAACTACGCTACAATGATGTATACGTTAAGGAAATATTAGAGAGAGAAGATGTTGAGTTCCACAAAGAGTTTATGTGGTTGCAGCACCACCTCCGGGAGGCAGTTCATGCACGAAAACAGGCTGAGGATGCAGCTGCCGAGGCGAATGAAATTGCCGGCACAAATACGGGACCAGTTGGAAATTCCGTTGCATCACCTGAAGGGTCAGTGCTGCTACTGATGGCTGGACTGTTTCTCAATTCTGTACTGAAAGAGGTTGCAACTCCATGA